In one window of Agromyces badenianii DNA:
- a CDS encoding amidohydrolase: MTTSAHENITVDPALADLYKDLHSHPELGFQEHRTAEIVAKRLTELGFDVTTGIGKTGVAGVLKNGAGPTALLRADMDALPVKEDTGLDYASTVTATDENGKVVPVDHACGHDLHTTCLLGAAEILSSDTSSWSGTLVVVFQPAEELGAGAQAMVDDGLYNKVPKPDIVLGQHVAPLPAGKIAGHAGASYAGSDSLRVRLVGKGAHGSMPQNSIDPVVMAASTVLRLQTIVSREIPSTDVAVLTVGSIHSGDAANVIPGEAELQLNIRSYSDRVRQHILDSVDRIAKGEAAAAGAPEEPTITEIERFPIVVNDAEALGKTLHAFAEWLGADKILDPGAGAGSEDVGILATSAGAPLSYWLLGGTDPSLFTTGDMTDPALATVPSNHSPHYAPVIEPTLTIGVTALVTAARTWMPPA; this comes from the coding sequence ATGACTACATCTGCGCACGAAAACATCACCGTCGATCCGGCACTCGCCGATCTCTACAAGGATCTCCACAGCCATCCAGAGCTCGGGTTCCAAGAGCATCGCACGGCCGAGATCGTGGCGAAACGGCTGACGGAACTCGGGTTCGACGTCACCACAGGGATCGGTAAGACGGGGGTCGCCGGTGTCTTGAAGAACGGCGCGGGTCCGACTGCGCTGCTGCGTGCCGACATGGACGCGCTGCCGGTGAAGGAGGACACCGGGCTCGACTACGCCAGCACCGTGACCGCGACCGACGAGAACGGCAAAGTCGTTCCCGTCGACCACGCCTGCGGACACGACCTGCACACGACGTGCCTGCTCGGGGCCGCCGAGATCCTCTCGTCCGACACGTCCAGCTGGTCGGGCACGTTGGTCGTGGTATTCCAGCCCGCCGAAGAACTCGGTGCGGGCGCACAGGCGATGGTCGACGACGGACTGTACAACAAGGTTCCGAAGCCCGACATCGTGCTCGGTCAGCACGTGGCGCCGCTGCCCGCCGGCAAGATCGCCGGACATGCCGGTGCCTCGTATGCGGGTTCGGACTCGTTGCGGGTGCGACTCGTCGGCAAGGGAGCACACGGTTCGATGCCGCAGAACTCGATCGATCCGGTGGTGATGGCGGCCTCGACCGTGCTGCGCCTCCAGACCATCGTCTCGCGAGAGATCCCGAGCACCGACGTCGCGGTGCTCACGGTCGGATCGATCCACTCAGGGGATGCCGCCAACGTCATCCCGGGCGAGGCCGAGTTGCAGCTGAACATCCGCAGCTACAGCGACCGTGTGCGTCAGCACATCCTCGACAGCGTCGACCGCATCGCCAAGGGCGAGGCCGCGGCGGCGGGCGCACCCGAGGAGCCGACGATCACGGAGATCGAGCGGTTCCCCATCGTGGTGAACGATGCGGAGGCGCTGGGCAAGACGCTGCACGCCTTCGCCGAATGGCTCGGGGCCGACAAGATCCTCGACCCGGGTGCCGGCGCCGGCAGCGAAGACGTCGGAATCCTCGCGACCAGCGCGGGCGCACCGCTCTCATACTGGCTGCTCGGCGGCACCGATCCGTCGCTGTTCACGACGGGTGACATGACCGACCCCGCCTTGGCCACCGTTCCGTCGAACCACTCGCCGCACTACGCTCCCGTCATCGAGCCGACCCTCACGATCGGCGTGACGGCGCTCGTGACCGCCGCGCGCACCTGGATGCCGCCGGCTTGA
- a CDS encoding HdeD family acid-resistance protein, with amino-acid sequence MSTSQPTGVFASFTLDASSLTKSAINTIRATLGISGAVALIFGLLITFWPKNSAVVITVLFGIYFLIAGIAYLGLGIFSKGISGGARTLDIILGLLFVIAGIVVLANPNESAVFLGIFLGILVGILWIVEGVVALAQSGDAASRGWAIFFGIISIIAGIVLLFSPLWGAMVLFIVAGISLIVLGIVQIVRAFTFGRGVTTAA; translated from the coding sequence ATGTCAACCTCTCAGCCCACTGGGGTCTTCGCGTCGTTCACGCTCGACGCCTCGTCGCTCACCAAGTCCGCAATCAACACCATCCGTGCGACCCTCGGCATCAGCGGGGCCGTCGCACTCATCTTCGGCCTGCTGATCACCTTCTGGCCGAAGAACTCCGCCGTGGTGATCACGGTGCTGTTCGGAATCTACTTCCTGATCGCCGGCATCGCGTATCTCGGGCTCGGCATCTTCTCGAAGGGCATTTCGGGCGGTGCGAGAACGCTCGACATCATCCTCGGTCTGCTCTTCGTGATCGCCGGCATCGTCGTGCTGGCGAATCCGAACGAGTCGGCGGTGTTCCTCGGGATCTTCCTCGGAATCCTGGTCGGCATCCTCTGGATCGTCGAGGGTGTCGTCGCGCTCGCCCAGTCCGGTGACGCGGCCTCGCGAGGCTGGGCGATCTTCTTCGGCATCATCAGCATCATCGCGGGCATCGTGCTGCTGTTCTCGCCGCTCTGGGGCGCCATGGTGCTCTTCATCGTCGCAGGCATCAGCCTCATCGTGCTCGGCATCGTGCAGATCGTGCGTGCGTTCACGTTCGGGCGCGGCGTCACCACCGCCGCGTAG
- a CDS encoding SDR family oxidoreductase: MTNPLAPGSLDGRVALVTGSSRGIGADTARYLAAAGASVVVNYRSKAPRAEKVVAEITAAGGTAIAIAADLTDAASVASMFERVVEELGPIDILVLNASGGMETGMGEDYAMRLNRDAQVNVVEGALPHLAPGARLVFVTSHQAHFIRTTATMPEYEAVALSKRAGEDALRAKLPELTAAGFEFVVVSGDMIEGTITATLLERANPGAIEARKHEAGRLFNVAEFAAEVAAAAVDPVPADNTRYVGDTTGFARESGA; the protein is encoded by the coding sequence GTGACCAATCCGCTCGCCCCCGGTTCGCTCGACGGCCGGGTCGCCCTCGTCACCGGTTCCTCGCGTGGCATCGGCGCGGACACCGCCCGGTACCTCGCGGCCGCCGGGGCATCCGTCGTCGTGAACTACCGCAGCAAGGCGCCCCGCGCAGAGAAGGTCGTCGCAGAGATCACTGCGGCGGGCGGAACGGCCATCGCGATCGCGGCCGATCTCACCGACGCGGCCTCCGTCGCTTCGATGTTCGAACGAGTGGTCGAAGAGCTCGGCCCCATCGACATCCTCGTGCTGAACGCCTCAGGCGGCATGGAGACCGGCATGGGCGAGGACTACGCCATGCGGTTGAACCGCGACGCCCAGGTCAACGTCGTCGAGGGTGCGCTTCCGCACCTCGCCCCGGGCGCACGTCTCGTGTTCGTCACCAGCCATCAGGCGCACTTCATCCGCACCACTGCCACCATGCCCGAGTACGAGGCGGTCGCGCTCTCGAAGCGGGCCGGCGAAGACGCGCTGCGTGCGAAGCTGCCCGAGCTGACGGCAGCCGGGTTCGAGTTCGTCGTCGTCTCCGGCGACATGATCGAGGGCACGATCACCGCGACGCTGCTCGAGCGCGCGAACCCCGGCGCGATCGAAGCCCGCAAGCACGAAGCCGGCCGGCTGTTCAACGTGGCCGAGTTCGCCGCGGAGGTCGCCGCGGCGGCCGTCGACCCGGTGCCCGCCGACAACACGCGGTACGTGGGCGACACCACGGGGTTCGCTCGCGAGTCGGGCGCCTGA
- a CDS encoding NfeD family protein — MLTQYAWIVWLVLILAFATIEVFTLEMTFLMLALGSVAGLLSGLFGIPWWAQFIIAALVAVALILTLRPSLLRILRRGGDPTRSNIDALIGADGQVVRTVTPAGGQVRLQNGDVWTARLSPITEQADVAVGERVLVTGIDGATAVVVPVERSTGA, encoded by the coding sequence GTGCTGACCCAGTACGCGTGGATCGTCTGGCTCGTGTTGATCCTGGCGTTCGCGACCATCGAGGTCTTCACCCTGGAGATGACGTTCCTCATGCTCGCGCTCGGCAGCGTCGCCGGACTGCTCTCGGGCCTCTTCGGCATTCCCTGGTGGGCGCAGTTCATCATCGCCGCACTCGTGGCGGTCGCGCTGATCCTGACGCTGCGACCATCGCTGCTGCGCATCCTTCGCCGCGGCGGCGATCCGACGCGCAGCAACATCGACGCGCTCATCGGGGCCGACGGGCAGGTCGTTCGCACCGTGACCCCGGCCGGCGGTCAGGTGCGACTCCAGAACGGCGACGTGTGGACGGCTCGGCTGTCGCCCATCACCGAGCAGGCGGATGTCGCGGTGGGCGAGCGTGTGCTCGTCACCGGTATTGACGGGGCGACGGCCGTCGTCGTCCCGGTTGAGAGGAGCACTGGGGCTTGA
- a CDS encoding SPFH domain-containing protein, protein MDISTIVVTVVIVAIVIFVIVVLAKSIRIIPQAYSGVVERLGRYHKTLSPGLNILVPFIDRLRPLVDMRETVVSFPPQPVITEDNLVVSIDTVVYFQVTDARAATYEIANYLGAVEQLTTTTLRNVVGGLNLEEALTSRDNINGQLRIVLDEATGKWGIRVGRVELKAIDPPHSIQDSMEKQMRAERDRRALILTAEGTKQSAILTAEGARQAAILEAEGDAKAAVLRAQGEAEAILTVFDAIHKGDPDPKLLGYQYLQMLPQIAQGESNKLWIVPSELTEALKGIGKAFTPAPPAAPGQAAPDASGATGPRL, encoded by the coding sequence ATGGACATCTCCACCATCGTCGTGACGGTCGTCATCGTCGCGATCGTCATCTTCGTGATCGTCGTTCTGGCGAAGTCGATCCGCATCATCCCGCAGGCGTACTCGGGCGTGGTCGAGCGACTCGGTCGCTACCACAAGACCCTCAGTCCCGGACTGAACATCCTCGTGCCGTTCATCGACCGGCTCCGACCGCTCGTCGACATGCGCGAGACGGTGGTGTCGTTCCCGCCCCAGCCGGTCATCACCGAAGACAACCTCGTGGTCTCGATCGACACCGTGGTCTACTTCCAGGTGACCGACGCCCGGGCGGCGACCTACGAGATCGCGAACTACCTCGGCGCGGTCGAGCAGCTGACGACGACCACGCTCCGAAACGTCGTCGGCGGGCTGAACCTCGAAGAGGCGCTCACCTCTCGCGACAACATCAACGGCCAGCTCCGCATCGTGCTCGACGAGGCGACCGGCAAGTGGGGCATCCGTGTCGGCCGTGTCGAGCTCAAGGCGATCGACCCGCCCCACTCCATCCAGGACTCGATGGAGAAGCAGATGCGCGCCGAACGTGACCGCCGCGCGCTCATCCTCACCGCGGAGGGCACGAAGCAATCGGCGATCCTCACGGCCGAAGGTGCGCGGCAGGCCGCCATCCTCGAGGCCGAAGGCGACGCCAAGGCCGCGGTGCTCCGAGCCCAGGGCGAGGCCGAGGCGATCCTCACGGTCTTCGACGCCATCCACAAGGGCGACCCCGACCCGAAGCTGCTGGGGTATCAGTACCTGCAGATGCTCCCCCAGATCGCGCAGGGCGAGTCGAACAAACTCTGGATCGTGCCGAGCGAGCTCACCGAGGCGCTGAAGGGCATCGGCAAGGCGTTCACACCGGCCCCGCCCGCCGCGCCGGGTCAGGCGGCCCCGGATGCCTCGGGGGCGACCGGCCCGCGTCTCTGA
- a CDS encoding glycerophosphodiester phosphodiesterase family protein yields the protein MLAHRGLAVDAPENTLLAFARAVAIGCAFIETDVHLSHDGTAVVAHDPTLERVAGRQVEVAKLTMAELRRVDLGHGQGFCSLAEALDAFPETRFNIDVKVEEAVAPTIEAIAGVHAEARVLLTSFSERRRRRLAALVPGAVTSVGAAGVIRARLASLTGSTRVLSHALRGARALQVPERAGPLRLVTERFVAAAHRAGAEVHVWTVNEESDMTRLLDLGVDGLVTDRADVALSLIADRN from the coding sequence GTGCTCGCACACCGCGGTCTCGCCGTCGACGCACCCGAGAACACCCTGCTCGCGTTCGCCAGAGCCGTCGCGATCGGATGCGCGTTCATCGAGACCGACGTTCACCTGAGCCATGACGGCACGGCCGTCGTGGCGCACGATCCGACATTGGAGCGGGTCGCAGGGCGGCAGGTCGAAGTGGCGAAGCTCACGATGGCCGAACTGCGCCGCGTCGACCTCGGTCACGGCCAGGGGTTCTGCTCCCTCGCCGAAGCGCTCGACGCCTTCCCCGAGACGCGGTTCAACATCGACGTGAAGGTCGAGGAGGCCGTCGCGCCCACGATCGAGGCCATCGCGGGCGTGCACGCCGAAGCTCGCGTGCTGCTCACGAGCTTCTCGGAACGACGACGTCGCCGCCTCGCCGCCCTCGTACCGGGCGCGGTCACCTCGGTCGGCGCCGCCGGGGTCATCCGGGCGCGTCTTGCCTCGCTCACCGGCTCGACGCGGGTGCTCTCCCATGCGCTCCGCGGCGCGCGTGCACTGCAGGTGCCCGAACGGGCCGGGCCGCTGCGGCTCGTGACCGAACGATTCGTCGCCGCCGCGCACCGCGCCGGCGCAGAGGTGCACGTGTGGACCGTCAACGAGGAATCCGACATGACTCGACTGCTCGACCTCGGAGTCGACGGTCTCGTGACCGACCGCGCCGACGTCGCACTGTCGCTCATCGCCGATCGAAACTGA